The Rhizobium sp. BT03 genome has a window encoding:
- a CDS encoding extracellular solute-binding protein — protein MLKSFTKTLLGAALIGASLAPHAFAETTLNALFMAQAAYSEADVRAMTDAFAKANPDIKVNLEFVPYEGLHDKTVLAQGSGGGYDVVLFDVIWPAEYATNKVLVDVSSRITEEMKKGVLPGAWTTVQYDAKYYGMPWILDTKYLFYNKEILEKAGIKAPPKTWDELTEQAKTIKDKGLLATPIAWSWSQAEAAICDYTTLVSAYGGDFLKDGKPAFQTGGGLDALKYMVGSYASGLTNPNSKEFLEEDVRKVFENGDAAFALNWTYMYNMANDPKDSKVAGKVGVVPAPGVAGKSEASAVNGSMGLGITSASKHPDEAWKYITFMTSQATQNAYAKLSLPIWASSYADPAVTKGQEELISAAKVGLAAMYPRPTTPKYQELSTALQQAIQESLLGQSTPEDALKSAADNSGL, from the coding sequence ATGCTGAAATCCTTTACCAAGACGCTTCTGGGTGCGGCTTTGATCGGCGCATCTCTTGCACCGCACGCTTTCGCCGAGACGACGCTGAACGCGCTTTTCATGGCGCAGGCCGCTTACAGCGAGGCCGATGTGCGCGCCATGACCGATGCCTTCGCCAAGGCGAACCCTGATATCAAGGTCAATCTCGAATTCGTCCCCTATGAAGGCCTGCACGACAAGACCGTGCTGGCGCAGGGTTCCGGCGGCGGTTACGACGTCGTGCTCTTCGACGTCATCTGGCCGGCCGAATATGCCACCAACAAGGTGCTGGTCGACGTCTCCTCCCGCATCACAGAGGAGATGAAGAAAGGCGTACTGCCGGGCGCCTGGACCACCGTGCAATATGACGCCAAATATTACGGCATGCCGTGGATCCTCGATACCAAATACCTGTTCTACAACAAGGAAATCCTCGAAAAGGCCGGCATCAAGGCGCCGCCGAAGACCTGGGACGAGCTGACCGAGCAGGCCAAGACCATCAAGGACAAGGGTCTGCTCGCCACCCCGATCGCCTGGAGCTGGTCGCAGGCCGAAGCGGCGATCTGCGACTACACCACCCTCGTCAGCGCCTATGGCGGCGATTTCCTCAAGGACGGCAAGCCGGCCTTCCAGACCGGTGGCGGCCTCGACGCCCTGAAATACATGGTCGGGAGCTATGCCTCCGGCCTGACCAATCCGAACTCCAAGGAGTTCCTGGAAGAGGACGTCCGCAAAGTCTTCGAAAACGGCGATGCCGCTTTCGCGCTGAACTGGACCTACATGTACAACATGGCCAACGACCCGAAGGACAGCAAGGTCGCGGGCAAGGTCGGCGTCGTGCCGGCGCCGGGTGTCGCCGGCAAGAGCGAGGCTTCGGCCGTCAACGGCTCCATGGGCCTCGGCATCACCTCCGCCAGCAAACATCCCGACGAGGCCTGGAAATACATCACCTTCATGACCTCGCAGGCGACACAGAACGCCTATGCCAAGCTCAGCCTGCCGATCTGGGCCTCCTCCTACGCGGACCCGGCCGTTACCAAGGGCCAGGAAGAGCTGATCTCGGCCGCCAAGGTCGGCCTTGCCGCCATGTATCCGCGCCCGACGACGCCGAAATATCAGGAACTTTCGACGGCGCTGCAGCAGGCGATCCAGGAATCGCTGCTTGGCCAGTCGACGCCTGAGGACGCACTGAAGTCGGCCGCCGACAACAGCGGCCTCTGA
- a CDS encoding glycosyltransferase family 4 protein, with product MTLKATTSLPDARAFLADAPVMAKRRAAEAGSTKETGKLRVAIVHYWLVSMRGGEKVVEELCRMFPQADIFTLVCNRDRISDFLKTRNIRTSFLQKIPGAQRHYTKMLPLMPFALEQFDLQDYDLVLSSESGPAKGIITRADALHVCYCHSPMRYIWDQFHVYRHGLPWVGRALMSLTAPMLRAWDVTTSSRVDVFVANSDYVASRIRRFYDRDSVVIHPPVAIDDFAVGKGKGEFYLYAGQLTTYKRPDIAVRACTEAGRNLVVIGEGEQLPYLKSIAGPTVEFLGHQPFNVLRDHLSRCRALLFPGTEDFGILPVEAMASGRPVLAFDAGGARETVSAPQVGFRFAEQTTEALLETMAAFEEVEDDIDPHAIRAHSLKFSSAVFRDRLSGLIEQQLSSHEGGSAGVFARRPG from the coding sequence TTGACCCTTAAAGCAACGACCTCTCTTCCCGACGCGAGGGCATTTCTTGCCGATGCGCCCGTCATGGCGAAAAGACGCGCCGCCGAGGCCGGAAGCACAAAAGAGACCGGGAAACTTCGCGTCGCCATTGTGCACTATTGGCTCGTTTCGATGCGCGGTGGCGAGAAGGTTGTCGAAGAGCTGTGCCGGATGTTTCCGCAGGCCGATATTTTCACCCTCGTCTGCAACCGGGATCGCATCAGCGATTTTCTGAAGACGCGGAACATCCGCACGTCCTTCCTGCAGAAGATCCCCGGCGCCCAGCGGCACTATACCAAGATGCTGCCGCTGATGCCCTTCGCGCTCGAGCAGTTCGATCTGCAGGATTACGACCTGGTGCTGTCGAGCGAATCCGGGCCCGCCAAAGGCATCATCACGCGCGCCGACGCTCTCCATGTCTGCTACTGCCATTCGCCGATGCGCTACATCTGGGATCAGTTCCATGTCTATCGCCATGGCCTGCCCTGGGTGGGGCGCGCCTTGATGTCGCTTACCGCGCCCATGCTGCGCGCCTGGGATGTGACGACGTCCTCGCGCGTCGATGTGTTCGTCGCCAACTCCGATTATGTCGCAAGCCGCATCCGCCGCTTCTACGACCGGGACTCCGTCGTCATCCATCCGCCGGTTGCGATCGACGATTTTGCGGTGGGCAAGGGGAAAGGCGAATTCTACCTCTATGCGGGACAGCTCACCACCTATAAGCGGCCGGATATCGCCGTGCGCGCCTGCACCGAGGCCGGCCGGAACCTGGTGGTGATCGGCGAGGGCGAACAACTCCCTTATCTGAAGTCGATCGCCGGACCGACGGTCGAGTTTCTCGGCCATCAGCCCTTCAACGTGCTGCGCGACCACCTGTCGCGATGCCGCGCGCTGTTGTTTCCGGGCACGGAAGATTTCGGCATCCTGCCGGTGGAAGCGATGGCGTCAGGGCGGCCGGTTTTGGCCTTCGATGCCGGCGGCGCCCGGGAAACCGTGTCCGCGCCGCAGGTCGGCTTTCGCTTCGCTGAGCAGACGACGGAAGCCCTTCTGGAAACGATGGCAGCATTCGAAGAGGTCGAGGACGATATCGATCCACATGCCATCCGCGCGCACTCGCTGAAATTCTCCTCCGCCGTATTCCGTGATCGTCTGTCCGGTCTCATCGAGCAACAGCTGTCCAGCCATGAAGGCGGATCTGCCGGCGTCTTCGCAAGGCGGCCGGGCTGA
- a CDS encoding glycoside hydrolase family 16 protein: MRYGISAKGLGLLVVLGLGALPGRPSVAQEPLNIDAYQLTFEESFDSLDVSAWGEKSSRWIAHTPWNGDFGDARFTDPAPGFPFTTDQGILKIEARKEADGTWRSGLLSSVNPKGEGFSQQFGYFEARMKLPPGKGVWPAFWLIGLDRSKYTAEIDVLEYYGRAPYEFSMGFHIWRQSQGGQNSTGGYWKTVEDGILNSEYHTYGVDIQADKTTFYLDRQYLWSFDTPKEFHMPFYPLVNLALGSGWPIDETPNPSILLVDYIHVYKRKPADAAN; encoded by the coding sequence ATGCGTTACGGGATATCTGCCAAAGGGCTCGGTCTGCTCGTCGTTCTCGGTCTGGGGGCGTTGCCCGGCCGGCCCAGCGTGGCCCAGGAACCGCTCAATATCGATGCATACCAGCTGACATTCGAGGAGAGTTTCGACAGCCTCGACGTTTCGGCCTGGGGAGAGAAAAGCTCACGCTGGATCGCCCATACGCCTTGGAATGGCGATTTCGGTGATGCCCGCTTCACCGATCCGGCTCCCGGCTTTCCGTTTACCACCGACCAGGGAATTCTGAAGATCGAAGCGCGCAAGGAGGCCGATGGCACCTGGCGCTCGGGCTTGCTGTCGTCGGTGAACCCGAAGGGCGAAGGTTTCTCGCAGCAGTTCGGCTATTTCGAAGCACGGATGAAGCTGCCGCCGGGCAAGGGCGTCTGGCCGGCCTTCTGGCTGATCGGGCTCGACCGGTCGAAATACACCGCCGAAATCGACGTGCTGGAATATTACGGCCGCGCGCCCTACGAATTCAGCATGGGTTTTCATATCTGGCGTCAGAGCCAGGGCGGCCAGAACTCGACCGGCGGCTATTGGAAAACGGTCGAGGACGGAATCTTAAACAGCGAGTATCATACCTACGGCGTCGATATCCAAGCCGACAAGACCACCTTCTATCTGGATCGCCAGTACCTCTGGAGCTTCGACACGCCGAAGGAGTTTCACATGCCGTTTTATCCGCTGGTCAATCTGGCGCTCGGCTCGGGATGGCCGATCGATGAAACGCCGAACCCTTCCATTCTGCTCGTCGACTATATCCATGTTTACAAGCGAAAGCCTGCCGACGCGGCGAATTGA
- a CDS encoding ABC transporter ATP-binding protein → MSALSIQNIRKTYGEVETLKGIDISLESGEFLVLLGSSGCGKSTLLNIIAGLAEATSGDVRIGGRSVLGVHPKDRDIAMVFQSYALYPNLTVQRNIGFGLEMRKVPAPDRDKAVRDAAKLLQIENLLDRKPSQLSGGQRQRVAIGRALVRKPEVFLFDEPLSNLDAKLRMEMRTEIKRLHQMLKTTVVYVTHDQIEAMTLASRIAVMRDGRIEQLGTPEEIYNHPATLYVATFVGAPPMNLLKATVRDGRLAIAGSDATLPLPARFRDAAGNGRDLVLGIRPEALRTDGVGLSIEATAEVSELTGPELVVTAFAGNQRLMACLPPRTPIGDNEKLTLFFDEEAMHLFDPETGLSCRRTQ, encoded by the coding sequence ATGAGCGCGCTCAGCATCCAAAACATCCGCAAGACCTATGGCGAGGTGGAGACGCTGAAAGGCATCGACATTTCCCTGGAAAGCGGTGAGTTCCTCGTGCTGCTCGGCTCGTCGGGCTGCGGCAAGTCCACGCTGCTCAACATCATCGCCGGCCTTGCCGAGGCAACCAGCGGCGATGTCAGGATCGGCGGGCGGTCGGTGCTCGGCGTGCATCCGAAGGACCGCGACATCGCCATGGTTTTTCAATCCTATGCGCTCTATCCCAATCTGACGGTGCAGCGGAACATCGGTTTCGGCCTGGAAATGCGAAAAGTGCCGGCGCCCGATCGCGACAAGGCGGTGCGCGACGCCGCCAAGCTCCTGCAGATCGAAAATCTCCTCGACCGCAAGCCGAGCCAGCTCTCCGGCGGCCAGCGCCAGCGCGTCGCGATCGGCCGGGCGCTGGTGCGCAAGCCGGAGGTCTTCCTCTTCGACGAGCCGCTTTCCAATCTCGACGCCAAGCTGCGCATGGAGATGCGCACCGAGATCAAGCGGCTGCACCAGATGCTGAAGACCACGGTCGTCTATGTCACCCATGACCAGATCGAGGCGATGACGCTGGCAAGCCGCATCGCCGTCATGCGCGACGGCCGCATCGAGCAGCTCGGCACGCCCGAGGAGATCTACAACCATCCGGCAACGCTCTATGTCGCCACCTTCGTCGGCGCCCCGCCGATGAACCTGCTGAAGGCGACAGTGCGCGATGGCCGGCTCGCGATTGCAGGTTCCGATGCCACTCTGCCCCTGCCCGCCCGTTTCCGCGATGCGGCCGGCAACGGCCGCGATCTCGTCCTCGGCATCCGTCCCGAGGCGCTTCGCACCGACGGCGTCGGCCTATCGATCGAGGCAACCGCGGAGGTTTCGGAACTGACCGGCCCCGAACTGGTCGTCACCGCCTTTGCCGGAAATCAGCGGCTGATGGCCTGCCTGCCGCCGCGCACGCCGATCGGCGACAACGAAAAACTGACCCTCTTCTTCGACGAGGAGGCAATGCATCTCTTCGACCCGGAAACGGGTCTCAGCTGCCGCCGCACACAATAG
- a CDS encoding carbohydrate ABC transporter permease, whose translation MSGTWLTTRAWLLMLPLLVVMISVIGWPLVDTVGLSFTDAKLVGTGGNFVGIDNYVKMLSGSNFQRTLVTTAWFAIVSVAAEMVIGVLAALLLNQQFRGRTALRALMILPWALPTVVNATLWRLIYNPEYGALNAALTQLGLLDAYRSWLGEPGTALAALIVADCWKNFPLVALIALAALQAVPRDITAASLVDGAGAFARFRFVILPYLAGPLMVALVLRTIEAFKVFDIIWVMTRGGPANSTRTLSILVYQEAFSFQRAGSGASLALIVTLLVTLLAAGYAALVRKTAGSAA comes from the coding sequence ATGTCGGGCACATGGCTGACAACGCGCGCGTGGCTGTTGATGCTGCCGCTTCTCGTGGTCATGATCTCGGTCATCGGCTGGCCGCTGGTCGATACCGTCGGCCTCTCCTTCACCGATGCCAAGCTCGTCGGCACCGGCGGCAATTTCGTCGGCATCGACAACTACGTGAAGATGCTCTCCGGATCGAATTTCCAGCGCACGCTCGTCACCACAGCATGGTTCGCGATCGTCTCGGTCGCCGCCGAGATGGTGATCGGCGTGCTTGCCGCCCTCCTGCTGAACCAGCAGTTCCGCGGCCGCACCGCGCTGCGCGCCTTGATGATCCTGCCCTGGGCGCTGCCGACCGTCGTCAACGCTACGCTCTGGCGGCTGATCTACAATCCTGAGTACGGTGCGCTCAACGCCGCGCTGACGCAGCTTGGTCTGCTCGATGCCTATCGCTCCTGGCTCGGCGAGCCGGGCACGGCGCTGGCGGCCCTCATCGTCGCCGACTGCTGGAAGAACTTCCCGCTGGTGGCGCTGATCGCGCTTGCCGCGCTCCAGGCCGTGCCGCGCGACATCACCGCCGCCTCTCTGGTCGACGGCGCCGGCGCTTTCGCCCGCTTCCGCTTCGTCATCCTGCCCTATCTCGCCGGCCCGCTGATGGTGGCGCTGGTGCTGCGCACGATCGAAGCCTTCAAGGTCTTCGACATCATCTGGGTCATGACCCGCGGCGGCCCGGCCAACAGCACCCGCACGCTGTCGATCCTCGTCTATCAGGAAGCTTTCTCGTTCCAGCGGGCGGGCTCCGGCGCATCGCTGGCTCTGATCGTCACGCTGCTGGTGACGCTGCTTGCCGCCGGCTATGCCGCCCTAGTGCGCAAGACCGCCGGGAGTGCGGCCTGA
- a CDS encoding SIS domain-containing protein: MTMTTDRIRPAGLAAIDREMARQHADAIASYEAAAPMAARAAASLKKTGRLLLIGMGGSHAVNRAVEPLYRALGIEAVALPLSEQLGQPLPIAGKTIFVTSQSGESAEVVRWFNETGGTQETFGLTLEGSSFLARTAPSLIGSGGTELAFAATRSLTVTFALHLAILAALGEDPTGALAVLKTPEDHDVSAALAALETVSTVVTSGRRLQGVAEALALGLAELSRRPCFSLEGGQLRHGPMEMLGPEIGLVLFRGLDGTSGLVTAMAVSAVETGAPVVLFDASNEAAVAGAVTIRFAPATGLAAIFAMLPVAQRLMIAFADARVENAGTPVRSTKITRSE, from the coding sequence ATGACGATGACAACAGACAGAATCCGGCCGGCCGGACTTGCGGCGATCGATCGCGAAATGGCGCGCCAGCACGCCGATGCGATCGCCTCTTATGAAGCCGCCGCCCCCATGGCGGCAAGAGCTGCCGCCTCGCTGAAGAAGACCGGACGGCTACTTTTGATCGGCATGGGCGGCTCGCATGCGGTCAACCGCGCCGTCGAGCCGCTCTACCGCGCCCTCGGCATCGAGGCCGTCGCCCTGCCGCTCTCCGAGCAGCTCGGCCAGCCGCTGCCGATCGCCGGCAAGACAATCTTCGTCACCTCGCAATCCGGCGAGAGCGCTGAAGTGGTGCGCTGGTTCAACGAGACCGGCGGCACGCAGGAGACCTTCGGCCTGACGCTCGAAGGCAGTTCCTTCCTCGCCAGAACCGCCCCCTCACTGATCGGCAGCGGCGGCACCGAACTCGCCTTCGCCGCTACCCGCAGCCTGACCGTGACCTTCGCCCTGCATCTCGCGATCTTGGCCGCTCTCGGTGAAGATCCCACGGGCGCACTTGCCGTCCTCAAGACGCCCGAAGACCATGACGTCTCAGCGGCGCTTGCCGCACTCGAAACCGTCTCGACCGTCGTCACCTCCGGCCGCCGCCTGCAAGGCGTCGCCGAGGCTTTGGCCCTCGGGCTGGCGGAGCTTTCGCGCCGCCCCTGCTTTTCTCTCGAAGGCGGCCAGCTGCGCCATGGTCCGATGGAGATGCTGGGACCGGAGATCGGCCTCGTGCTGTTCCGCGGCCTGGACGGGACATCAGGCCTCGTCACCGCCATGGCGGTCTCCGCCGTCGAGACCGGCGCGCCTGTCGTCCTGTTCGACGCCTCGAACGAAGCCGCGGTCGCCGGGGCGGTGACGATCCGTTTTGCCCCGGCGACGGGCCTCGCGGCGATCTTCGCCATGCTGCCGGTTGCCCAGCGGCTGATGATCGCCTTCGCCGACGCCCGCGTGGAGAATGCCGGAACGCCTGTCCGGTCCACCAAGATTACCCGGAGTGAATGA
- a CDS encoding PfkB family carbohydrate kinase: MRPLAVIGNVNVDLILGPAAPWPKAGTEIIVDHDELRVGGSAGNSALAWQALGIEFEIAANIGSDQFGRWLAEAFGHRSRNWPVRPERTTLSVGITHPDGERTFFTTTGHLPRFSLADVFAVIDGERLRGGYALLCGGFLTDDLASEYDAFFDWADSHDITVALDTGWPLDGWTEKNCDAARAWLSRSGIALLNEVETTTLAGVNDPIEAAREIRSHMPEGAIVVVKRGPDGAVAIGPDGLSVSAAAPVVKVVDTIGAGDVFNAGFLAALAKDEPLVSCLRAGTEVASRAISTLPRSYGEPSSPQEPVS; this comes from the coding sequence ATGCGGCCGCTTGCAGTCATCGGCAACGTCAATGTCGATCTCATCCTCGGACCGGCCGCCCCCTGGCCGAAAGCCGGGACGGAAATCATCGTCGATCATGACGAGCTCAGGGTCGGCGGATCGGCCGGCAACAGTGCGCTCGCCTGGCAGGCGCTCGGCATCGAATTCGAGATTGCCGCCAATATCGGCAGCGACCAGTTCGGCCGCTGGCTGGCGGAAGCCTTCGGTCATCGTTCCAGAAATTGGCCGGTGCGCCCCGAGAGAACGACGCTTTCCGTCGGCATCACCCATCCGGACGGCGAGCGCACCTTCTTCACGACGACCGGCCATCTGCCACGCTTCAGCCTCGCGGACGTCTTCGCGGTCATCGACGGCGAAAGGCTGCGCGGCGGTTACGCGCTTCTCTGCGGCGGCTTTCTGACCGACGACCTGGCGAGCGAATATGACGCCTTCTTCGACTGGGCCGACAGCCACGACATCACCGTCGCGCTCGATACCGGCTGGCCGCTCGACGGCTGGACCGAAAAAAATTGCGATGCCGCCCGCGCCTGGCTTTCCCGCAGCGGCATCGCCCTCCTGAACGAGGTCGAGACGACGACGCTTGCCGGCGTCAACGATCCGATCGAGGCCGCCCGTGAGATCAGGTCGCATATGCCGGAAGGCGCGATCGTCGTCGTCAAGCGCGGCCCGGACGGCGCCGTCGCGATCGGGCCGGATGGCCTCTCGGTGTCGGCGGCCGCGCCCGTCGTCAAGGTCGTCGATACGATCGGCGCCGGCGATGTCTTCAACGCCGGTTTCCTCGCCGCGCTCGCAAAGGATGAACCTCTGGTTTCCTGCCTGAGAGCGGGGACCGAGGTCGCCTCGCGCGCCATCTCCACCCTTCCCCGCAGCTATGGCGAGCCATCGTCTCCTCAGGAGCCCGTGTCATGA
- a CDS encoding ROK family transcriptional regulator, whose amino-acid sequence MNDSRPIRAKSGTNHEGTSAHNRRVMIDALRINGQLSRADLARATWLTKQTVSNIIEELERDGLVRSQEPVRKGRGQPSTPYRLVPEGAFAIGLQIDRHVTRAVAVDLIGSVLVRAEAGLPPGGPSTGTKVILDLVADVRSRLAGIVQQSEKRLVGLGAAMPGPFGVAGSGDDPWMMEAWQKFPLLETLTAGTGLDVGLQNDAAAAATAERMVGAAHGLDHAVCLFVGYGIGAGIILNGELYRGANGNAGEIGMALLFADGKSTPLEHRASLASLYQHLAADPADPNLHARINDLASKGDQSIETWVEAAAVDLRWSIHLIETVFDPQTVILCGSAPEALVNKLIAAIGPLLPSIAERPGRMLPRLQPGMADPWSVAIGAAAGPISRAFDPRFAAILKDFL is encoded by the coding sequence ATGAATGACAGCAGGCCGATCCGGGCCAAGAGCGGCACCAATCACGAAGGCACCAGCGCGCATAACCGGCGCGTGATGATCGATGCCTTGAGGATCAATGGTCAGCTTTCACGGGCCGATCTGGCGCGGGCGACATGGCTGACCAAGCAAACGGTGTCCAATATCATCGAGGAACTCGAGCGTGATGGGCTCGTCCGCTCGCAGGAGCCGGTGCGCAAGGGCAGGGGGCAGCCTTCGACGCCCTACCGGCTGGTGCCCGAAGGCGCCTTCGCGATCGGCCTGCAGATCGATCGGCATGTGACGCGGGCGGTCGCCGTCGATCTCATCGGCAGCGTTCTCGTGCGCGCAGAAGCCGGCCTTCCGCCCGGAGGCCCGTCGACGGGAACAAAGGTCATCCTCGATCTCGTCGCCGATGTTCGTTCCAGGCTTGCCGGCATCGTCCAGCAGTCGGAAAAGCGGCTGGTCGGCCTCGGTGCCGCCATGCCGGGACCCTTCGGGGTCGCCGGCAGCGGCGACGATCCGTGGATGATGGAGGCCTGGCAGAAGTTTCCGCTGTTGGAAACGCTGACGGCCGGCACCGGGCTCGATGTCGGCCTGCAGAACGATGCCGCGGCGGCGGCGACTGCCGAGCGCATGGTGGGAGCCGCCCATGGCCTTGATCATGCCGTCTGCCTTTTCGTCGGCTACGGCATCGGTGCCGGCATCATTCTGAATGGCGAGCTCTACCGGGGCGCCAACGGCAATGCCGGTGAGATCGGCATGGCGCTGCTGTTTGCCGACGGCAAATCGACGCCGCTCGAACATCGCGCTTCGCTCGCCTCGCTCTATCAGCATCTCGCGGCCGATCCCGCCGACCCTAACCTGCATGCACGCATCAACGACCTTGCCTCAAAGGGCGATCAAAGCATCGAGACCTGGGTCGAGGCGGCGGCGGTGGACCTGCGCTGGAGCATCCATCTCATTGAAACGGTCTTCGATCCGCAGACCGTGATCCTCTGCGGCAGCGCGCCGGAAGCGCTGGTGAACAAGTTGATAGCCGCCATCGGCCCGCTGCTGCCCTCGATCGCCGAACGACCCGGCCGCATGCTGCCGCGCCTGCAGCCCGGCATGGCCGATCCCTGGTCGGTGGCGATCGGCGCTGCCGCCGGACCGATCAGCCGTGCATTCGATCCCCGGTTCGCTGCAATTTTGAAGGATTTCCTCTAA
- a CDS encoding lipopolysaccharide biosynthesis protein, with translation MSSVSQRTATASIWTISGKFLARMLDFVSLLVLARLLSPADFGLVAIATSVLVIVEAVLDLPLTQALMRQSSPSDEMFATAFTLSLLRGLAISLLMMTISWPMALIYDDSRLFALVAVLSIAPAMRSMISPRMVLFMQRFDFKREFALDLIAKGSTLLFGVGVAVATGSYWGLAIGAVAGPTAAMITSYVFAPMRPTFSLSEWKHFQDMISWNTVSQVLNSINWQLDRLLLPRFTGLSTFGAFSVADNIAAIPYQTFVGPLLRPLMAAFSTVEDRRNLIAAYLKATNAITFVAAPVLIALALLAEPTVRILVGEKWASSAPILQWLCLVSLLGLPTNMMPPLAMVMNNTRYVALRMFVEFAVRVPVTILGIAYFQVAGALGARIVAVLVAYGASLVITRRLIGASFAAQLNSFCRPLAASLPMIAFLLWMEPMLVAMPVGVTLIVCVALCGGVAAGIFWVVALLLWQMVGRPDGIETIVVQRLMPRRNGVLTS, from the coding sequence ATGTCAAGCGTATCTCAGCGGACGGCGACGGCGAGCATCTGGACCATCAGTGGAAAATTCCTCGCGCGGATGCTCGATTTCGTCAGCCTCCTTGTCCTGGCAAGGCTGCTGAGCCCTGCGGATTTCGGCCTGGTCGCCATCGCGACGTCGGTCCTGGTCATCGTCGAGGCGGTCCTGGACCTGCCGTTGACGCAGGCGCTGATGCGTCAATCGTCGCCTTCGGACGAGATGTTCGCCACGGCCTTCACTCTCAGCCTGCTGAGGGGGCTCGCCATCAGCCTGCTGATGATGACCATCTCCTGGCCAATGGCGCTCATTTACGACGATTCCCGGCTTTTCGCCCTTGTCGCCGTTCTGTCGATCGCGCCTGCCATGCGCAGCATGATCAGCCCGCGCATGGTTCTTTTCATGCAGCGGTTCGATTTCAAACGCGAATTCGCGCTCGATCTCATCGCCAAGGGATCGACATTGCTGTTCGGGGTGGGTGTAGCTGTGGCGACAGGCAGCTATTGGGGGCTGGCGATCGGAGCGGTCGCCGGCCCGACGGCGGCGATGATCACCTCCTATGTCTTTGCGCCAATGCGACCGACGTTCAGCCTTTCCGAATGGAAGCATTTTCAGGACATGATCAGCTGGAATACCGTGTCGCAGGTGCTGAATTCGATCAATTGGCAGCTGGACCGGCTGCTTCTGCCGCGTTTTACGGGCTTGTCGACGTTCGGCGCCTTCAGCGTCGCCGACAATATCGCGGCTATTCCGTATCAAACCTTTGTCGGACCGTTGCTGCGCCCGCTGATGGCGGCCTTCTCCACGGTCGAAGACCGCCGCAACCTGATTGCCGCCTATCTGAAGGCGACGAATGCAATCACCTTCGTCGCGGCACCCGTTCTCATCGCGCTTGCCCTTCTCGCCGAACCGACCGTGCGTATCCTCGTCGGCGAGAAATGGGCATCGTCGGCGCCGATCCTGCAATGGCTGTGCCTTGTCAGCCTGCTCGGTCTTCCCACGAACATGATGCCGCCATTGGCCATGGTCATGAACAATACCCGTTATGTCGCTCTCAGGATGTTTGTCGAGTTCGCCGTGAGGGTGCCGGTCACCATTCTGGGCATCGCTTATTTTCAGGTGGCGGGGGCGCTCGGCGCGCGGATCGTGGCAGTCCTCGTCGCCTACGGCGCGTCGCTCGTCATTACGCGGCGGCTGATCGGCGCGAGTTTTGCCGCGCAATTGAATTCCTTTTGCCGGCCGCTGGCCGCGAGCCTGCCGATGATCGCCTTCCTGCTCTGGATGGAGCCGATGCTCGTCGCCATGCCCGTCGGTGTCACCCTTATCGTCTGCGTCGCGCTTTGCGGCGGGGTGGCAGCGGGCATTTTCTGGGTTGTCGCCTTGCTGCTGTGGCAGATGGTCGGAAGGCCTGATGGTATCGAAACGATCGTCGTTCAAAGGCTCATGCCGCGACGAAACGGGGTTCTCACTTCATGA
- a CDS encoding carbohydrate ABC transporter permease: MERQNPLFSAFIHVCALLLAAVILAPILWLFIMSISPAADLAAKPLRWWPQTADFSRYAVLLSTLENSAGAAFTSSLRNSIEVAGMATIAAIALAIPAGWAVSRTPSVGWSLSMVIATYMLPPVALAVPLYMGLSHLGMLNNVFGLALVYLTILAPFTTWLMKSGFDSIPREIESAAMIDGAGLFQTLRIITLPLAAPVVATSSLFAFLLAWDEFFYALLFTSDQRAKTLTVAIADLAGGRVSDYGLIATAGVLAALPPVLIGLVMQRALISGLTSGGVKG, from the coding sequence ATGGAACGCCAAAATCCGCTCTTTTCCGCCTTCATCCATGTCTGCGCGCTGCTGCTTGCCGCCGTCATCCTGGCGCCGATCCTGTGGCTCTTCATCATGAGCATCTCGCCGGCCGCCGACCTTGCCGCAAAGCCGCTGCGCTGGTGGCCGCAGACAGCGGATTTCTCCCGTTACGCCGTGCTGCTTTCGACGCTGGAGAACAGTGCCGGCGCCGCCTTCACCTCGTCGCTGCGCAACAGCATCGAGGTGGCGGGCATGGCGACGATCGCCGCCATCGCGCTCGCCATTCCGGCCGGCTGGGCCGTGTCGCGCACGCCCTCGGTGGGGTGGTCGCTGTCGATGGTGATCGCCACCTATATGCTGCCGCCGGTGGCGCTCGCCGTGCCGCTCTATATGGGGCTTTCTCATCTCGGCATGCTGAACAACGTCTTCGGCCTTGCCTTGGTCTATCTCACCATCCTGGCGCCCTTCACCACCTGGCTGATGAAATCCGGCTTCGATTCCATCCCGCGCGAGATCGAATCCGCCGCGATGATCGACGGCGCCGGCCTGTTCCAGACGCTGAGGATCATCACGCTGCCGCTCGCCGCCCCTGTGGTCGCGACATCGAGCCTCTTCGCATTCCTGCTTGCCTGGGATGAATTCTTCTATGCGCTGCTCTTCACCTCGGACCAGCGCGCCAAGACGCTGACCGTCGCCATTGCCGATCTCGCCGGCGGGCGCGTTTCCGATTACGGACTGATCGCCACGGCAGGCGTGCTCGCCGCCCTGCCCCCGGTGCTGATCGGTCTCGTCATGCAACGCGCCCTGATTTCAGGGCTTACCAGCGGCGGCGTCAAGGGATGA